A single region of the Methanothermobacter sp. K4 genome encodes:
- a CDS encoding CDGSH iron-sulfur domain-containing protein, whose product MRIRVLKDGPYLVEGSVPLYEEVIVTDENGHTREFVERREFPLKERYLLCRCGASKNKPYCDGTHLEVGFDGTETASTKPYIERATVFRAGDLELTDVPELCDHSRFCLRAGGIRELLRKGDRESIQIAIEEAMICPSGRLVLWDRRTGKPYERDYEKSIVVVHDKQKKCEGPLWVRGGIKIESADGKEYEARNRVTLCRCGLSENKPFCDGSHWMSAEEKLEFKKKWGIE is encoded by the coding sequence CCACTCTATGAGGAGGTAATTGTAACCGATGAGAATGGACACACAAGGGAATTTGTTGAGAGAAGAGAGTTCCCGCTGAAGGAGAGGTACCTCCTCTGTCGCTGCGGCGCATCGAAGAACAAACCCTACTGTGATGGAACACACCTTGAGGTGGGCTTTGATGGTACCGAAACAGCATCAACGAAACCCTACATTGAAAGGGCGACCGTATTCAGGGCAGGGGACCTTGAACTCACCGATGTTCCTGAACTATGCGACCACTCAAGGTTCTGCCTGCGGGCAGGGGGTATAAGGGAACTCCTCAGGAAAGGCGACAGGGAGAGCATACAGATCGCCATAGAGGAGGCAATGATCTGCCCATCAGGGAGACTTGTCCTGTGGGACAGGAGAACAGGGAAACCCTATGAAAGGGACTATGAAAAATCGATAGTGGTTGTTCATGATAAACAGAAGAAGTGTGAGGGGCCCCTCTGGGTGAGGGGTGGTATAAAAATAGAATCAGCCGATGGGAAGGAGTATGAGGCCAGAAACAGGGTCACCCTCTGTAGGTGCGGGTTATCTGAGAACAAACCATTCTGTGATGGTAGCCACTGGATGAGTGCAGAGGAGAAACTTGAATTTAAGAAGAAGTGGGGTATTGAGTAG
- a CDS encoding energy-coupling factor ABC transporter permease gives MHIPDGIIPLWQSAVYWAVALVNIGIFFYIFSKKPEKEKRIAGTGLFAAAAVVASSISVPSPFGVPVHFFMVPLAAIILGPLTAVMVAVLCLLVQFFMLGMGGITSMGANILTMGIGLGIGTYGVYHVLSELDRGLAVFSATFLGIMIATALHIMILLAAGVAGPEMLMSTLIPFYIFVGVVEGAASMFIFSFLERMKPELIAMEKV, from the coding sequence GTGCATATACCTGATGGAATCATACCACTGTGGCAGTCTGCAGTCTACTGGGCTGTTGCACTCGTGAACATAGGCATATTCTTCTACATATTCTCAAAGAAACCCGAAAAGGAAAAAAGAATAGCTGGAACGGGGCTTTTTGCAGCGGCCGCTGTGGTTGCATCATCCATATCCGTGCCATCACCCTTCGGTGTCCCGGTGCATTTCTTCATGGTGCCCCTCGCAGCCATAATACTCGGCCCCCTAACGGCGGTTATGGTGGCGGTGCTCTGCCTGCTCGTCCAGTTCTTCATGCTTGGAATGGGGGGGATAACCAGCATGGGGGCAAATATACTGACAATGGGTATCGGCCTTGGAATCGGAACCTATGGAGTCTACCATGTCTTAAGTGAACTTGACAGGGGCCTTGCTGTATTCTCAGCCACCTTCCTTGGTATAATGATTGCAACCGCATTACACATCATGATACTCCTGGCAGCGGGTGTTGCGGGCCCTGAAATGCTCATGTCAACACTCATACCCTTCTACATATTTGTGGGTGTTGTGGAGGGTGCTGCAAGCATGTTCATATTCTCATTCCTTGAGAGGATGAAACCCGAGCTCATTGCAATGGAAAAGGTCTAG
- a CDS encoding DEAD/DEAH box helicase produces the protein MKELKFSEFDISGEINRALDDMGFEGTTPIQALTLPVTLDGMDVVGEAQTGTGKTAAFAIPLLENLEPERVPQALVICPTRELCLQVTDEIRRIGKYLNVRVLAVYGGQGIGGQIAELRRGVHVIVATPGRLIDHIERGTVDLGGVSTVVLDEADEMLNMGFIEDIERILSHVPERRQTMLFSATISKPVLRIAERYMRSPQILRVEKKHSPRIDEFYFKTREEDKVELLDWILTSNDIGMGLIFCNTKRRIQRLRKQLGRMGYSVDEIHGDLSQSKRERVMERFRKGRFNLLIATDVAARGIHVPDVEVVVNYDLPFENEYYVHRIGRTGRAGSSGKSFTLVVGREVHRLRRIQSFTGKRIKKSNMPSPQEIRRGYEEDLVEVLRRNLKSKSYGDSELLGNLVSEGYSFRDISHALLDVLESSK, from the coding sequence ATGAAAGAATTGAAATTCAGTGAATTTGATATTTCAGGGGAGATTAACAGGGCCCTTGATGATATGGGATTTGAGGGTACAACCCCAATCCAGGCACTTACATTACCTGTTACACTTGATGGTATGGACGTTGTTGGGGAGGCCCAGACCGGGACCGGGAAAACCGCAGCCTTTGCCATACCACTGCTTGAGAACCTTGAACCAGAGAGGGTTCCCCAGGCACTTGTGATCTGCCCTACCCGTGAACTCTGCCTACAGGTCACCGATGAGATAAGGAGGATAGGCAAGTACCTTAACGTGAGGGTGCTTGCAGTCTATGGTGGTCAGGGAATCGGAGGTCAGATAGCTGAGCTCAGGAGGGGTGTCCATGTTATCGTTGCAACACCAGGAAGGCTCATAGATCATATTGAGAGGGGTACTGTTGACCTTGGAGGCGTATCCACGGTTGTGCTTGATGAGGCCGATGAGATGCTCAACATGGGATTCATAGAGGACATAGAGAGGATACTGTCCCACGTCCCTGAAAGGAGACAGACCATGCTGTTCTCTGCAACCATCTCAAAGCCTGTATTAAGGATCGCGGAGAGGTATATGAGGAGCCCCCAGATTCTCCGTGTTGAGAAGAAGCACAGCCCCAGAATAGATGAGTTCTATTTCAAAACCAGGGAGGAGGACAAGGTTGAACTCCTTGACTGGATACTGACATCCAATGATATCGGAATGGGCCTCATATTCTGCAACACCAAAAGGAGGATTCAGAGGCTCAGAAAACAGCTTGGACGTATGGGTTACTCTGTGGATGAAATTCACGGTGATCTATCACAGTCAAAGCGTGAACGTGTCATGGAACGCTTCAGAAAGGGAAGGTTCAACCTCCTTATTGCAACTGATGTTGCGGCACGCGGTATACATGTGCCTGATGTGGAGGTCGTTGTGAACTATGATCTCCCATTCGAGAACGAGTACTACGTTCACAGGATAGGGCGTACCGGGCGTGCCGGTTCAAGTGGAAAATCTTTCACACTGGTTGTTGGAAGGGAGGTTCACCGGTTAAGGCGGATCCAGTCATTCACAGGTAAAAGGATAAAGAAGAGCAACATGCCATCCCCGCAGGAGATAAGGAGGGGTTACGAGGAGGACCTTGTTGAGGTGCTCCGGAGGAACCTTAAATCCAAGAGTTACGGTGACTCCGAGCTCCTGGGAAACCTTGTGAGTGAGGGTTACAGTTTCAGGGATATCTCACATGCCCTTCTGGATGTTCTGGAGTCCTCAAAGTAG
- a CDS encoding 5-formyltetrahydrofolate cyclo-ligase, which produces MDKEVIRERIWKLLKDRGVSSRPHGRIPDFQGSVEAAERLSRTIEWERAGVVFSSPDSAQRPVRRLALDDGKDLVVPTPKIKDGYLLISGDVPDADAASTIRGAYMYGSFIKRFPEVDLVVEGSVAVDLEGNRLGKGGGYGDREISELRDQGAIDEDTPIATTVHELQIIESVPFEGHDERINMIVTPMRVIRLFLPEKIPRVV; this is translated from the coding sequence ATGGATAAAGAAGTGATCAGGGAGAGGATCTGGAAACTCCTGAAGGATAGGGGTGTAAGCAGCCGTCCCCATGGCCGCATACCCGACTTTCAGGGGTCAGTTGAAGCTGCAGAGAGGCTCTCAAGGACCATCGAGTGGGAGAGAGCAGGTGTTGTATTCTCATCTCCTGATTCTGCCCAGCGACCCGTGCGAAGACTGGCCCTTGATGATGGAAAGGACCTTGTAGTGCCCACGCCGAAGATAAAGGATGGTTACCTTTTAATTTCAGGGGATGTTCCGGATGCTGATGCTGCATCAACCATAAGGGGCGCCTACATGTATGGTTCATTCATCAAAAGATTCCCTGAGGTTGACCTTGTTGTTGAGGGATCAGTGGCGGTTGACCTGGAGGGAAACCGCCTAGGTAAGGGTGGAGGATACGGTGACAGGGAGATATCTGAACTCAGGGATCAGGGGGCCATAGACGAGGATACCCCCATAGCCACAACGGTACATGAGCTGCAGATCATTGAAAGTGTACCTTTTGAGGGTCACGATGAAAGGATAAACATGATAGTGACTCCCATGCGTGTAATAAGGCTCTTTCTCCCTGAAAAAATCCCGCGAGTCGTCTGA
- a CDS encoding RDD family protein, with amino-acid sequence MELKKKRLYAFAVDFLVVTGVMYLLTVIFYPLALLLNLFSIYSYWLPLLGIITILYFSYLEYHGGTVGKRMMGLVVISEEGELKLRQVVIRNLSRILWFPLILDVILGRLRNRLRILDAIAGTRVVSAEKNVDDA; translated from the coding sequence ATGGAACTTAAGAAGAAGAGGCTCTATGCGTTTGCAGTTGATTTCCTGGTGGTTACAGGTGTAATGTACCTTCTCACAGTCATTTTTTATCCATTAGCACTTCTCCTGAATCTTTTCTCAATCTACAGCTACTGGCTCCCCCTCCTTGGCATCATAACCATCCTTTATTTCAGCTACCTTGAGTACCATGGCGGAACAGTGGGTAAGAGGATGATGGGTCTCGTTGTGATATCAGAGGAGGGTGAACTCAAGTTGCGGCAGGTTGTCATAAGGAACCTTTCAAGGATACTCTGGTTCCCCCTCATACTTGACGTCATCCTGGGACGCCTCAGGAACCGTCTGAGGATCCTCGACGCCATTGCAGGTACACGGGTTGTCAGTGCAGAGAAGAATGTGGACGATGCTTAA
- the hypE gene encoding hydrogenase expression/formation protein HypE, with translation MKIGMSHGAGGEVMQDLISNIILSNIHNTRVNGGVGLEDLDDGASIPLGDYEIVMSTDGHTVDPLFFPGGDIGKISVAGTVNDISVMGARPLAIASAMILSEGFPGEDLERIVQSMDSVSRETGVSIVTGDTKVMERGKLDRMVITTTGIGVVKRGEIIRDSGLRPGDKIILTGSVGDHGMALMAFREGFGFDTDLESDVAPVWSMVEAALEVGGVTAMKDPTRGGIANALNELADKSGVGMVVDEDMIPVREEVRAVSEMLGIDPYEVANEGKVIMGVDPEYAEDVLRAVKKAPYGENARIIGEANQDSHVILETSLGGRRILEAPVADPVPRVC, from the coding sequence ATGAAGATCGGCATGTCCCATGGTGCAGGCGGAGAAGTGATGCAGGACCTCATATCAAACATAATACTATCCAATATCCATAATACGAGGGTTAACGGCGGAGTTGGCCTTGAGGACCTCGATGACGGTGCAAGCATACCCCTCGGCGACTACGAGATAGTTATGAGTACCGATGGCCACACAGTCGACCCTCTATTCTTCCCCGGCGGTGACATAGGTAAGATATCAGTTGCGGGTACAGTCAACGACATATCAGTTATGGGCGCAAGGCCCCTTGCAATTGCAAGTGCAATGATCCTCAGCGAGGGGTTCCCTGGTGAGGATCTTGAGAGGATCGTGCAGTCAATGGACAGTGTCTCCAGGGAGACAGGTGTGTCAATCGTCACCGGGGACACCAAGGTTATGGAAAGGGGTAAACTGGACAGGATGGTCATAACCACCACGGGTATAGGTGTTGTGAAGCGTGGTGAGATAATAAGGGACTCAGGACTGAGGCCCGGTGATAAGATCATACTCACAGGCAGCGTGGGGGACCATGGAATGGCCCTCATGGCCTTCCGTGAAGGTTTTGGATTCGACACCGACCTTGAATCAGACGTTGCCCCTGTATGGAGCATGGTTGAGGCAGCCCTTGAGGTTGGTGGTGTTACCGCCATGAAGGACCCCACAAGGGGCGGTATAGCAAATGCCCTCAACGAACTCGCAGATAAATCAGGGGTCGGTATGGTTGTTGATGAGGATATGATCCCTGTGAGGGAGGAGGTGAGGGCTGTCTCTGAGATGCTGGGCATCGACCCCTATGAGGTTGCCAATGAGGGCAAGGTCATCATGGGTGTCGACCCTGAATACGCTGAGGATGTCCTCAGAGCCGTGAAGAAGGCACCATACGGTGAAAACGCAAGGATAATAGGTGAAGCGAATCAGGACAGTCATGTGATTCTTGAAACAAGCCTTGGCGGCAGGAGGATACTTGAGGCCCCTGTTGCTGATCCTGTTCCAAGGGTGTGCTGA
- a CDS encoding 30S ribosomal protein S8e produces MAIWQGKSMKKPSGGRAKMNRGKRKYELGREPAETKIGDRRVRIIRTRGGNNKVRLAADTKINVVDPETGKVEVAEIRNVVENTANPHFVRRNIITKGAVVETSLGNVRVTSRPGQDGVINGVLIKE; encoded by the coding sequence ATGGCAATCTGGCAAGGTAAATCAATGAAGAAACCAAGCGGTGGAAGAGCCAAGATGAACCGCGGAAAGAGAAAATACGAACTTGGAAGGGAACCTGCCGAGACAAAGATCGGTGACAGGCGTGTCAGGATTATAAGGACACGTGGGGGTAACAACAAGGTCCGTCTCGCTGCAGATACCAAGATAAACGTTGTTGATCCTGAAACAGGTAAGGTTGAGGTTGCAGAGATAAGGAATGTTGTTGAGAACACAGCAAACCCCCACTTTGTGAGGAGGAACATCATAACAAAGGGTGCTGTTGTTGAAACCAGCCTTGGAAACGTGAGGGTCACATCCAGGCCAGGTCAGGACGGCGTAATAAACGGCGTACTTATAAAGGAATAG
- the polB2 gene encoding DNA polymerase PolB subunit 2, which translates to MSDNLEAEILSQVERFLKHINSNLPEGMELEFEGFYRRGFFVTKKRYALIEDDTIVAKGLELVRRDWAPIAKKTQQKVLMAILRDGSPEKARKIIRDVVRRIRGGEVELDDLAIHTQITRDLSEYKQIGPHVIAAKRSLEKGRRIERGSIVRYIIVKGRGPISQRAFPIEDAEGLEYDPDYYIENQVMAAVSRIMSSLGYSTEDINSLSCGERQSSLDAFF; encoded by the coding sequence ATGTCAGATAACCTCGAGGCCGAGATACTATCCCAGGTGGAAAGGTTCCTCAAACACATAAACAGCAACCTGCCTGAGGGCATGGAGCTGGAATTTGAGGGCTTTTACAGGAGGGGCTTCTTTGTAACAAAAAAGAGATACGCCCTTATAGAGGATGACACCATCGTTGCGAAGGGCCTTGAACTTGTGAGGCGTGACTGGGCACCGATAGCTAAAAAAACCCAGCAAAAAGTTTTAATGGCCATTCTAAGAGATGGATCCCCTGAGAAGGCTAGAAAGATAATAAGGGATGTTGTACGGCGCATAAGGGGCGGCGAGGTGGAACTGGATGACCTGGCGATCCACACCCAGATAACAAGGGACCTCTCTGAGTACAAACAGATAGGCCCACATGTCATCGCCGCAAAACGATCCCTTGAAAAGGGGAGGCGCATTGAGCGGGGATCCATAGTCAGGTACATCATAGTTAAGGGAAGGGGCCCCATAAGTCAGAGGGCCTTCCCAATTGAGGATGCTGAGGGCCTGGAGTACGATCCGGACTATTACATTGAAAACCAGGTTATGGCTGCGGTATCAAGAATAATGTCATCTCTCGGCTACTCCACAGAGGATATAAATTCACTCTCATGTGGTGAAAGGCAGAGCAGCCTCGATGCCTTTTTCTAG
- a CDS encoding TIGR02253 family HAD-type hydrolase, with protein MLKAVFFDIDDTLYDTSGFAKLARKAALNVMIDAGLPLTQEEAYKLLREIIAEKGSNYDKHFNVLTKTVFGEEKPLLIALGMITYHNVKFALLRPFPNTTSTLIHLKSRGYRLGVISNGITIKQWEKLIRLGIHHFFDEVVTSDEVGFEKPNIRIFEEALRRMGCKPERSIMVGNKFNEDILGATNAGMSAILVNSELTDEERDLIEKRGLDVTVIDDISELKEIL; from the coding sequence ATGCTGAAGGCGGTTTTCTTTGACATTGATGACACGCTCTATGACACATCAGGATTTGCCAAACTTGCAAGAAAGGCTGCCCTGAATGTGATGATAGATGCGGGTTTACCCCTGACACAGGAGGAGGCATACAAACTTCTGAGGGAGATAATAGCTGAGAAGGGATCCAACTATGATAAACATTTCAATGTGCTCACAAAGACGGTTTTTGGTGAGGAAAAACCCCTTCTCATTGCCCTTGGAATGATAACATATCACAACGTTAAGTTCGCGCTGCTCCGGCCATTCCCCAATACAACATCAACGCTCATACACCTGAAGAGCAGGGGATACAGGCTTGGGGTCATATCCAATGGTATAACAATAAAGCAGTGGGAGAAACTGATAAGGCTCGGGATACACCACTTCTTCGATGAGGTCGTCACATCAGACGAGGTTGGCTTTGAGAAACCAAACATCAGGATCTTTGAGGAGGCTCTGAGAAGGATGGGCTGCAAACCTGAAAGGTCAATCATGGTTGGCAACAAGTTCAATGAGGACATACTGGGGGCAACAAATGCGGGAATGTCAGCCATACTCGTCAACTCAGAGCTTACAGATGAAGAGAGGGATCTCATTGAAAAGAGAGGCCTTGATGTTACAGTCATCGATGACATCAGCGAACTTAAGGAGATTCTCTAG
- a CDS encoding ATP-binding protein: MNCDDYYHDENMVELFEELKQPKTLEELGLSYFFVRDIVLKILLTYGTVKTQRITDITGIHLDILEDVLGQMEKDGFCAQVGGSFLFSSVEYTLTKRGVEKARLVMEENPYIGMAPVPYEKYFELMDKQLRNRFPIKIPPEVIERAFRDVVGLSYAKECLVESCTIGKGLFVYGAPGTGKTFIIGKASDLLPPVVIPRFIEFSGRVIQIYDPDFHKPCPEEPDDPRWIKIHAPFVFTGSELSLNELETTYNMNKGVYETSPLIKANGGVLLIDDLGRQRDDHEVILNRLIVPLENKKDVIYIRGVPVIFHTHFIPAFSTNLDVSIMDEAHLRRAPLHIFLRNPPVENVAEVFKRNLDATGEDYDEEVLERIKMVYTPVADGGEGLQPSYAHARDLAQIAQAVRINMEKERIDIEVIERALDKHVLIALQRMDIDISQVHHSVRTFRVVTPEPEGAERVLKLYGALTVALEDGGVLADFEDSISPSQLLAHLQGEGVPVGRVEVVAETKREIKKTILEYSG; encoded by the coding sequence ATGAACTGTGATGACTACTACCACGATGAAAACATGGTTGAACTCTTTGAGGAGCTGAAACAGCCAAAGACACTTGAGGAACTGGGTTTATCCTACTTCTTTGTGAGAGACATTGTCCTGAAGATTCTTTTAACATACGGGACAGTTAAAACCCAGAGAATAACTGATATTACAGGTATACACCTGGATATACTTGAGGATGTCCTTGGCCAGATGGAGAAGGACGGTTTCTGCGCCCAGGTGGGTGGAAGCTTCCTCTTCTCCAGTGTTGAGTATACACTGACAAAGAGGGGGGTTGAAAAGGCCCGCCTTGTAATGGAGGAAAACCCATATATAGGAATGGCCCCTGTACCCTATGAGAAATACTTTGAGCTGATGGATAAGCAGCTCAGGAACCGTTTCCCAATAAAGATACCCCCAGAGGTTATTGAAAGGGCCTTCAGGGATGTTGTTGGCCTATCATATGCAAAGGAATGTCTTGTTGAGTCATGCACCATCGGTAAGGGACTTTTTGTCTATGGTGCTCCGGGAACAGGCAAAACCTTCATCATAGGCAAGGCATCGGACCTTCTACCGCCCGTGGTGATTCCCCGCTTTATAGAGTTCAGCGGAAGGGTTATACAGATATATGACCCCGACTTCCACAAGCCCTGTCCCGAAGAACCTGATGATCCCCGCTGGATAAAGATACATGCCCCATTCGTTTTCACAGGTTCTGAACTGAGCCTCAATGAACTTGAGACAACCTACAATATGAATAAGGGTGTATACGAGACCTCACCACTTATAAAGGCCAATGGTGGCGTGCTCCTCATCGATGACCTTGGAAGGCAGAGGGATGACCATGAGGTGATCCTCAACCGCCTCATAGTGCCCCTTGAGAATAAGAAGGACGTCATATACATAAGGGGGGTTCCTGTTATATTCCACACACACTTCATACCTGCATTCTCAACCAACCTTGATGTGAGCATAATGGACGAGGCACACCTCAGGAGGGCACCTCTCCACATATTCCTCAGAAACCCCCCTGTTGAAAACGTTGCAGAGGTATTCAAACGCAACCTTGATGCCACAGGCGAGGATTACGATGAAGAGGTCCTGGAAAGGATTAAGATGGTGTACACTCCAGTCGCTGATGGCGGCGAGGGTCTGCAGCCAAGCTATGCACATGCCCGTGACCTTGCACAGATTGCCCAGGCAGTGAGGATAAACATGGAGAAGGAGAGGATTGACATTGAGGTCATTGAAAGGGCCCTTGATAAGCATGTCCTAATAGCACTCCAGAGGATGGACATCGATATCAGTCAGGTGCATCACAGTGTAAGAACGTTCCGTGTTGTGACCCCTGAACCTGAGGGTGCCGAGAGGGTGCTTAAACTCTACGGTGCCCTCACGGTTGCACTGGAGGATGGGGGTGTTCTTGCGGACTTTGAGGACTCAATAAGCCCATCACAGCTCCTGGCCCATCTGCAGGGTGAGGGGGTTCCTGTTGGAAGGGTTGAGGTGGTCGCTGAAACAAAACGTGAAATCAAGAAGACCATACTTGAATACAGCGGATGA
- the xth gene encoding exodeoxyribonuclease III, which produces MAEIKIISWNVNGLRAVYRKGFLEWFMDEKPDILCLQETKASPEQLPRRLRHVEGYRSFFTPAERKGYSGVAMYTVIPPKSLREGFGVERFDSEGRIQVADFDDFLLYNIYFPNGKMSDERLKYKLEFYDAFLEDVNREREAGRNTVICGDFNTAHREIDLARPKENSNVSGFLPVERAWIDKFIENGYVDTFRMFNNEPGQYTWWSYRTRARERNVGWRLDYFFVNEEFAENVKRSWILSEVMGSDHCPIGLEIEV; this is translated from the coding sequence ATGGCAGAAATCAAGATAATATCCTGGAACGTTAACGGTCTGAGGGCCGTATACCGTAAGGGCTTCCTTGAATGGTTCATGGATGAGAAACCGGATATCCTATGTCTTCAGGAGACCAAGGCGAGTCCCGAACAGCTTCCCAGAAGGTTAAGGCATGTTGAGGGTTACAGGAGTTTCTTCACACCTGCAGAAAGGAAGGGATACAGTGGAGTTGCCATGTACACAGTGATACCCCCAAAATCCCTCAGGGAGGGCTTTGGTGTGGAGAGATTCGACAGTGAGGGCCGCATACAGGTTGCAGATTTTGATGACTTTCTACTCTACAACATATACTTCCCCAACGGGAAGATGTCCGATGAAAGGTTGAAGTACAAGCTTGAATTCTATGACGCATTCCTCGAAGACGTAAACAGGGAACGTGAAGCTGGCAGAAACACGGTAATATGCGGCGACTTCAACACAGCCCACAGGGAGATAGACCTCGCAAGGCCAAAGGAGAACAGCAACGTATCAGGGTTTCTACCGGTTGAAAGGGCCTGGATAGACAAATTCATTGAAAACGGGTACGTTGATACATTCAGGATGTTCAACAACGAGCCCGGCCAGTACACATGGTGGAGCTACAGGACCAGGGCCCGTGAGAGAAACGTTGGATGGAGGCTCGACTACTTCTTTGTGAATGAGGAGTTTGCAGAGAACGTTAAAAGGTCATGGATACTCTCAGAGGTGATGGGCTCAGACCACTGCCCCATAGGACTTGAGATAGAGGTTTAA